The proteins below are encoded in one region of Thermodesulfovibrionales bacterium:
- the speY gene encoding deoxyhypusine synthase, translated as MSGSCYLRGKPIKPKEITGGISAAQLIEETFLAYNAGRLREACRLFTRKMLEPDVTVGLSITGALTPAGMGMSSLIPLIDSGFIDWIVSTGANLYHDTHFALGLTLHPGSPHLDDRKLRQEGVIRIYDILFDYNVLLSTDAFYSNVLRGEEFNGEMSTAELHYKIGRYVNELETTLAIGKVSVLAAAYRAAVPIYTSSPGDSSIGMNIARLVMDGSRLRLDVARDVNETAAIVLHAKEKGKSAVFMLGGGSPKNFVLQTEPHIQEILGIKEAGHDYYLQITDARPDTGGLSGATPGEAVTWGKVDAEQLPDAVVCYADTTIALPLLTAYAVANRTPRPLSRLYNRIGDFSKRLSEKYSEAKTRG; from the coding sequence CTACCTCAGAGGAAAACCGATCAAGCCGAAGGAAATCACAGGCGGGATCTCAGCCGCCCAATTGATCGAGGAGACATTTTTGGCCTATAACGCCGGCCGCCTCCGCGAGGCGTGCAGGCTCTTCACCCGCAAAATGCTCGAGCCCGATGTTACCGTGGGACTCAGTATTACCGGGGCCCTGACCCCCGCAGGCATGGGGATGTCCTCTCTCATTCCCCTCATTGATTCAGGTTTTATCGATTGGATCGTGAGCACCGGAGCAAACCTCTATCATGACACCCACTTCGCTTTGGGGCTTACCCTGCATCCTGGAAGCCCCCATCTCGACGACCGCAAACTCAGGCAGGAAGGCGTCATCCGTATCTACGATATCCTCTTTGACTACAACGTCCTCCTCTCGACGGATGCCTTCTATTCGAACGTCCTCCGGGGAGAGGAGTTCAACGGCGAGATGTCGACGGCCGAGCTCCATTACAAGATTGGCAGGTATGTCAATGAACTCGAAACCACGCTCGCCATCGGAAAGGTAAGTGTCTTGGCAGCGGCATACAGGGCGGCTGTGCCGATATACACGTCATCTCCTGGAGACAGCTCCATAGGGATGAACATTGCCAGACTTGTCATGGACGGCAGCAGGCTCAGGTTAGACGTGGCCAGGGACGTGAACGAGACGGCAGCCATTGTCCTGCATGCGAAGGAAAAGGGAAAGAGCGCGGTCTTTATGCTTGGAGGAGGTTCACCGAAGAATTTTGTCCTCCAGACAGAACCCCACATCCAGGAAATTTTGGGAATAAAAGAAGCAGGACATGATTACTACCTCCAGATCACCGACGCCCGTCCTGACACCGGCGGTCTCTCAGGGGCAACACCGGGCGAGGCCGTGACCTGGGGAAAGGTCGATGCCGAGCAACTCCCTGATGCCGTCGTCTGTTATGCTGATACGACCATAGCCTTGCCGCTCCTGACTGCTTATGCTGTCGCAAACCGCACGCCAAGGCCCCTCTCCCGCCTGTACAACAGGATCGGGGATTTCTCGAAGAGGCTTTCCGAGAAATACTCGGAAGCAAAGACAAGAGGGTGA